One window of the Candidatus Kaelpia imicola genome contains the following:
- a CDS encoding thermonuclease family protein, with translation MKNIYLKSIVIISTLFVLFQYFNQRINYPRVALVEEVIDGDTILLESGRLLRLLGLNTPETKINIAGEWKEKKSIWGERAYLFSENSLKNKNIRIEYDREKKDIYGRLLGYVFLEDNFINQALLSEGLAVIDIRYPNFKYLDQLSLVFKEAKERGKGLWSDFKIIGPKDVSEYEGEVIAVEGRVIDVYNSEKLLFFLLPSEFKFVIFKEGSPFFKNKELVVLKGEIIRVSGMVKRYKGSYQMVIHHPYQLEVLR, from the coding sequence ATGAAAAACATTTATCTTAAAAGCATTGTCATAATATCTACTCTCTTTGTTCTATTTCAATATTTTAATCAACGGATTAATTATCCTAGAGTAGCTCTTGTTGAAGAGGTTATAGATGGAGATACTATTTTGCTTGAGAGCGGGAGATTGCTCAGGCTTCTTGGCTTAAATACACCGGAGACCAAAATCAATATAGCCGGGGAATGGAAAGAGAAGAAGAGCATCTGGGGTGAGAGAGCCTATCTTTTCAGTGAGAACAGTCTCAAGAATAAGAATATCAGAATAGAGTATGACAGAGAGAAAAAGGATATATACGGAAGATTGCTAGGTTATGTTTTTTTAGAAGATAATTTTATAAATCAGGCTTTATTGAGCGAAGGGTTAGCTGTTATAGATATAAGGTACCCCAATTTTAAATACTTGGACCAGCTATCTTTGGTCTTTAAAGAGGCTAAAGAGCGCGGGAAGGGTCTTTGGTCCGATTTTAAAATAATAGGACCTAAAGATGTATCTGAATATGAAGGGGAGGTAATTGCTGTTGAAGGGAGAGTGATCGATGTTTATAATAGCGAGAAGCTTCTGTTCTTTCTTTTGCCTTCTGAGTTTAAATTTGTTATATTCAAAGAGGGTTCACCTTTTTTTAAAAATAAGGAATTAGTTGTTTTAAAAGGTGAGATCATAAGAGTATCCGGCATGGTTAAAAGATATAAGGGGTCTTATCAGATGGTAATACACCATCCTTACCAATTGGAGGTTTTAAGATGA
- the trxB gene encoding thioredoxin-disulfide reductase has translation MRDVAVIGLGPSGMTAALYLTRSKLDILCFEKTSPGGQIVMTDNIENYPGFPKGISGYELAELFKKQLQIYPVEIKSEEVIAIERKGNLIIKTLSSDYEVLSVIVAAGAYPRRLSIKGEDIFTGRGVSYCATCDANFFKGKRVAVLGGGDSAVEEAIFLSKFVEKLYLIHRRERLRAVGVLQDKMAALTNVEFVLDSVIEEIGGDSKVGFIQIKNLKTANSKRINLDGVFIFAGYTPNTQFLKEFLQLDSEGYIIAVDNFKTSIEGVFTAGDVRSGSLKQVISASGEGAHAAVKVSKYLDKIKGVSYD, from the coding sequence ATGAGGGATGTTGCGGTTATTGGTTTAGGTCCTAGCGGTATGACAGCAGCTCTTTATCTCACTCGTTCTAAGTTGGATATTCTATGTTTTGAAAAGACATCTCCTGGCGGGCAGATTGTTATGACTGATAATATAGAGAACTATCCCGGTTTTCCTAAAGGTATATCCGGATATGAACTAGCTGAACTTTTCAAGAAACAACTTCAGATTTACCCCGTTGAAATAAAGAGCGAAGAGGTTATCGCTATTGAAAGAAAAGGTAATCTTATTATTAAAACTCTTTCTTCTGATTATGAGGTACTGAGTGTTATAGTTGCAGCAGGGGCCTATCCTAGAAGGTTAAGTATCAAGGGGGAGGATATCTTTACCGGTCGCGGTGTCTCATATTGTGCCACATGTGATGCTAATTTCTTTAAAGGTAAGAGAGTAGCTGTATTAGGCGGGGGTGACTCTGCTGTTGAGGAGGCTATATTTCTTTCCAAGTTTGTAGAGAAGTTATATCTCATACATCGCAGAGAGAGGTTGAGAGCTGTGGGCGTACTTCAGGATAAGATGGCAGCTCTTACTAATGTGGAGTTTGTTTTAGACAGTGTCATAGAAGAGATAGGCGGCGATTCTAAGGTAGGTTTTATTCAGATAAAGAATTTAAAGACCGCAAATAGTAAAAGAATAAATTTAGACGGTGTTTTTATCTTTGCAGGCTATACTCCAAATACCCAGTTTTTGAAAGAGTTTTTGCAATTAGATTCAGAAGGTTATATAATCGCTGTAGATAATTTCAAAACTTCGATAGAGGGAGTCTTTACTGCAGGCGATGTGAGGAGCGGTTCTCTTAAGCAGGTTATCTCTGCTTCCGGGGAAGGTGCTCATGCGGCGGTTAAAGTTTCAAAGTATTTAGATAAGATAAAAGGAGTCTCTTATGATTAA
- the trxA gene encoding thioredoxin — protein MQEVNADNFKNEVLESPVPVLVDFWAPWCGPCKMISPILDEVAADFEGRVKFSKLNVDENTQAAADYGIMSIPALILFKEGRPAAQIVGVQSKEGIAKFLKTNA, from the coding sequence ATGCAAGAAGTAAATGCGGACAACTTTAAAAATGAAGTTTTAGAATCACCAGTTCCTGTTTTGGTCGATTTCTGGGCTCCCTGGTGTGGGCCCTGTAAAATGATCAGCCCTATACTTGATGAAGTGGCTGCTGATTTTGAAGGTAGGGTTAAATTTTCAAAACTCAATGTTGATGAGAATACTCAAGCAGCTGCTGATTATGGAATTATGAGTATACCGGCGTTAATTCTTTTTAAAGAGGGAAGACCGGCTGCCCAGATTGTAGGTGTTCAATCGAAAGAAGGAATAGCAAAATTCCTTAAAACCAATGCTTAA
- the mraZ gene encoding division/cell wall cluster transcriptional repressor MraZ: MFYGEYEHNLDEKGRVVLPAKFRQLAKKKIIKKFYLTRGMERCLFLFSESEWRGQEDKFKALSIMKKDARSFNRIYFSGATEITPDSQGRFLIPSYLKNYSGIKRELVVIGVSSRIEIWAKSKWDEFCRTELKNFEDIAEELIEE; encoded by the coding sequence ATGTTTTACGGAGAATATGAACACAATCTGGATGAAAAGGGTAGAGTGGTCTTGCCGGCCAAATTCAGGCAGTTAGCCAAGAAAAAAATAATTAAAAAGTTTTACCTTACGCGTGGTATGGAGAGGTGTCTCTTCCTTTTCTCCGAAAGTGAATGGAGGGGGCAGGAGGATAAGTTTAAAGCTCTCTCTATTATGAAAAAAGACGCCCGGAGTTTTAACAGAATATATTTCTCCGGAGCAACTGAGATAACACCTGATTCTCAGGGCAGGTTTTTAATACCGTCTTATCTTAAGAATTATTCTGGGATTAAGAGAGAACTTGTTGTTATAGGAGTCTCAAGCAGGATAGAGATATGGGCTAAGTCTAAGTGGGATGAATTCTGCAGAACAGAGCTTAAGAATTTTGAAGATATAGCCGAAGAGCTTATTGAGGAATGA
- the rsmH gene encoding 16S rRNA (cytosine(1402)-N(4))-methyltransferase RsmH, which translates to MDERNRTEHTPVMLNESIDFMNLKAGDVVVDCTVGMGGHSERILESILPGGKLIAIDRDSESLKMAQERLSRFKGSFYIFNDNFTNIKQILRSLNIEKVDAVLFDLGISSYQLEGNRGFSFKRDAFLDMRMDTGSKLTAYDIVNYYSEREISRILKVFGEERYHQRIAHGIILARKEKAIETTKELSGIVLKAVPYSYVNRRINPATRTFQALRIAVNRELESIFTAVKDAIDLLLPEGRIVVISFHSLEDRIIKRTFRDFQKDGHLQPLISKPLIPSPLEVDINPRSRSAKLRAGKKCKNSDLNLFLKIFML; encoded by the coding sequence ATGGATGAGAGAAACAGAACCGAGCATACCCCTGTCATGCTGAATGAGTCTATAGATTTCATGAATCTTAAAGCGGGTGATGTCGTAGTAGATTGTACGGTTGGTATGGGTGGACATTCAGAGAGAATACTGGAATCTATATTACCCGGAGGGAAGCTTATTGCAATAGATAGAGACTCTGAAAGCTTGAAGATGGCCCAGGAGAGGCTTTCTCGCTTTAAAGGCAGCTTCTATATTTTTAATGACAATTTTACAAATATAAAACAGATACTTCGTTCTTTAAATATAGAGAAGGTGGATGCTGTTTTGTTTGACCTGGGAATATCCTCTTACCAGCTTGAAGGCAATAGAGGGTTTAGTTTTAAAAGAGATGCATTTTTAGATATGCGCATGGATACCGGGAGTAAGTTGACCGCTTATGATATAGTCAACTACTATTCCGAAAGGGAGATTTCAAGGATTCTGAAAGTTTTTGGAGAAGAGAGGTATCATCAGCGTATTGCACATGGGATTATTTTAGCCAGAAAAGAGAAGGCGATAGAGACTACCAAAGAGCTTTCAGGGATAGTCTTAAAAGCAGTCCCGTATTCCTATGTAAATAGAAGGATTAACCCTGCTACACGGACTTTTCAAGCATTGCGTATAGCCGTTAATAGAGAACTGGAGAGCATTTTTACGGCAGTTAAAGATGCGATAGATCTTTTGCTTCCAGAGGGAAGGATAGTTGTAATAAGTTTCCATTCCCTAGAGGATAGAATCATAAAACGTACTTTCAGGGATTTTCAGAAAGATGGACATTTACAACCCCTTATCTCCAAACCGCTGATTCCTTCTCCTCTGGAGGTTGATATTAACCCCAGGTCAAGAAGTGCTAAATTGCGTGCAGGCAAAAAATGTAAAAATTCAGATCTAAATTTATTTTTGAAAATATTTATGTTATGA
- a CDS encoding penicillin-binding protein 2 produces the protein MIVRGERGKIFDSCGRVFAMDRNIYSIFADPNRVSDKKAAAIKIAAVLGMDFELVSERLNKDCMFIWLKRGLEHGKAQEYLKEIDLSGLGIKVERKRVYPHNTLASQVLGAVDIDNRGISGLEFHYNDILEGAEGYRLTLGDGKNLILSGFTTTYIPPKNGNALVLTIDQVLQHYAQEEARQIYEKYKAKRVSIVIMDPYKGDILSLVNIPTFNPNKITDADLSNMRNFAISDLFEPGSVFKVITAAALLDQGLLRLEDRVYCENGSYKIGRRILHDYHAYGDLDFKSVIVYSSNIGVAKSVIKMDRYEFYKYLKIFGIGEPTGIDLPGESGGILREPGSWSDYSQVSIAMGQEVAVNCLHLGKIMSIIANGGYSVEPHIVKEVRDENGFKVRSINPSKGERILSPEVAKEMQLLLQEAVESGTGRYAKSSLYSIAGKTGTAQKANLKDGGYYKNRYVATFMGFIPVEEPKIVIVVTVDEPQPLHFGGVVSAPVFKNIAEKAMLYLMVSENKREVSDAVKQGFIWN, from the coding sequence TTGATAGTCAGAGGGGAGAGAGGTAAGATTTTCGATTCTTGCGGCAGAGTTTTTGCTATGGATAGAAACATTTATTCAATATTTGCTGATCCAAACAGGGTATCTGATAAAAAAGCGGCTGCTATTAAAATAGCAGCTGTGCTTGGTATGGATTTTGAGTTAGTTTCAGAAAGATTGAATAAGGACTGCATGTTTATATGGCTTAAGAGGGGTTTAGAACATGGTAAGGCTCAAGAGTATCTTAAGGAGATTGACTTAAGCGGCTTGGGAATTAAAGTTGAGAGAAAAAGAGTATATCCTCACAATACTCTTGCTTCCCAGGTGTTGGGTGCAGTTGATATTGATAATAGAGGTATATCCGGTCTGGAGTTTCATTATAATGATATCTTAGAAGGGGCTGAAGGGTATAGGCTTACTTTAGGTGACGGGAAAAATTTGATTCTAAGTGGGTTTACGACGACTTATATACCTCCTAAAAACGGTAATGCATTAGTACTTACAATAGATCAAGTCTTACAGCATTATGCCCAGGAAGAAGCCAGACAGATTTATGAGAAATATAAAGCCAAGAGGGTCTCTATTGTTATTATGGACCCTTACAAAGGAGATATACTCTCTCTTGTAAATATTCCAACTTTTAACCCTAATAAGATAACCGATGCTGATTTAAGCAATATGAGAAATTTTGCTATTTCAGATCTTTTTGAGCCTGGTTCGGTTTTTAAAGTTATTACAGCTGCTGCTCTTTTAGATCAAGGACTCCTAAGATTAGAGGATAGGGTTTATTGCGAGAATGGAAGTTATAAAATTGGTAGAAGAATATTACATGATTATCATGCCTACGGAGATTTAGATTTTAAATCTGTAATAGTTTACTCAAGTAATATTGGGGTGGCAAAATCGGTAATAAAGATGGATAGATATGAATTCTATAAATATCTGAAGATTTTTGGTATCGGTGAACCTACAGGTATAGATCTGCCTGGGGAGTCTGGGGGTATATTGAGAGAGCCTGGCAGTTGGTCTGATTATAGCCAAGTATCTATTGCAATGGGTCAAGAGGTAGCTGTTAATTGTTTGCATCTTGGTAAGATTATGAGCATAATAGCTAATGGAGGCTATTCCGTGGAACCTCACATAGTCAAAGAGGTGAGGGATGAGAATGGGTTTAAAGTAAGAAGCATAAATCCTTCCAAGGGTGAGAGAATATTAAGTCCGGAGGTTGCAAAGGAGATGCAGCTTCTATTGCAGGAAGCGGTTGAGAGTGGTACCGGCAGATATGCCAAAAGCAGCCTTTATAGTATAGCTGGTAAGACAGGCACAGCCCAAAAGGCTAACCTGAAAGACGGGGGATATTATAAGAATAGATATGTTGCTACATTCATGGGTTTTATTCCGGTTGAAGAGCCTAAGATTGTAATCGTGGTAACAGTGGATGAGCCTCAGCCTTTACATTTTGGAGGCGTAGTATCTGCTCCGGTGTTTAAAAATATAGCAGAGAAGGCAATGTTGTATTTAATGGTTTCTGAAAACAAGAGAGAGGTTTCTGATGCAGTTAAGCAGGGTTTTATCTGGAATTGA
- a CDS encoding UDP-N-acetylmuramoyl-L-alanyl-D-glutamate--2,6-diaminopimelate ligase encodes MQLSRVLSGIDFQSRNFQDLDLKGISIDSNKIQRDFMFLAIKGEDRDGHDFIYHAVERGASVIFAEEGRFNEVVFSGRVILVEVKEPKAVLAKVSSNFYQTPEGSLYMVGITGTNGKTTISFILEHIFKRAGLTTGLIGTICYRVGNREIPAFNTTPDAITVRRYIREVVDISGDAIFMETSSHGLIQGRLKGIGFDSAVFTNLDKDHLDYHRDMDSYYQAKKILFEELLKKDGFGVINLDDPYGRRLYKDISQEKVSYGFSEDADISVLDYKLDIKGSSLRIKIFGEIFNFSTSMIGIHSIYNILAAIGIAVRYGLDRDSVINAIESFKGVRGRIERVFGSSEVKVFIDYAHTPKALEEMLKLFKGLKKNNLWVVFGCGGDRYKDKRYQMGRIASSLADKVIVTTDNPRGENPFNIIEDIKKGLGQLGSDCCIVPDRREAIEKAIYGAQRDDIVLIAGKGHEKYQLVDNLVIPFDDKEVARKALARRTMERTANV; translated from the coding sequence ATGCAGTTAAGCAGGGTTTTATCTGGAATTGATTTTCAATCCAGGAATTTTCAAGATTTAGATTTAAAAGGTATAAGTATTGATTCCAACAAAATTCAAAGAGATTTTATGTTTCTGGCTATTAAAGGTGAGGATAGAGATGGACATGATTTTATTTATCATGCTGTAGAGCGCGGGGCTTCGGTTATATTTGCAGAGGAAGGCAGGTTCAATGAGGTTGTTTTTTCCGGAAGAGTTATACTTGTCGAGGTAAAGGAGCCGAAGGCTGTTTTGGCAAAGGTAAGCTCTAATTTTTACCAGACTCCCGAAGGTTCGCTGTATATGGTAGGCATAACAGGGACAAACGGTAAAACCACTATAAGTTTTATCTTGGAACATATTTTTAAAAGAGCAGGATTAACTACTGGATTAATAGGTACTATCTGTTATAGGGTCGGCAATAGAGAGATTCCTGCTTTTAATACTACCCCCGATGCAATTACCGTTAGGAGGTATATCAGAGAGGTTGTGGATATATCGGGAGATGCGATATTTATGGAAACATCTTCTCATGGCCTTATTCAGGGTAGGCTTAAAGGGATAGGTTTTGATAGCGCTGTATTTACAAATTTAGATAAAGATCATCTTGATTACCATAGAGATATGGATAGTTATTACCAGGCTAAGAAGATTCTCTTTGAAGAACTTTTAAAAAAAGATGGTTTTGGAGTTATAAATTTGGACGACCCTTACGGTAGGCGGTTATATAAAGATATTTCTCAGGAAAAAGTGAGTTATGGATTTTCTGAAGATGCAGATATATCAGTTTTAGATTATAAGTTGGATATTAAAGGCAGCTCTCTTAGAATTAAAATCTTTGGAGAAATATTTAATTTCAGTACCTCTATGATTGGTATCCACAGCATATACAATATTCTAGCAGCTATTGGTATAGCCGTAAGGTATGGATTGGATAGAGATTCGGTTATCAATGCGATAGAATCTTTTAAAGGTGTCAGGGGAAGGATAGAAAGGGTGTTTGGGTCTTCCGAGGTCAAGGTCTTTATCGATTATGCCCATACTCCTAAAGCTTTAGAGGAGATGCTCAAGCTGTTTAAGGGTTTAAAGAAAAACAATCTCTGGGTTGTCTTTGGTTGCGGTGGAGATAGATATAAAGATAAAAGGTATCAGATGGGGCGTATTGCCTCTAGCCTAGCAGATAAGGTTATAGTTACAACTGATAATCCCAGAGGTGAGAACCCGTTTAATATTATAGAAGATATAAAAAAAGGATTAGGTCAATTGGGTTCTGATTGCTGCATAGTTCCCGACAGGAGAGAGGCTATAGAGAAAGCTATATATGGAGCGCAGAGAGACGACATAGT